A single window of Halobacterium jilantaiense DNA harbors:
- a CDS encoding SIMPL domain-containing protein: protein MNSRTALSAVLVAGLLVAAGVAGATVLGTGPASASQPTDSKSITVSASGDVEATPDQAVVSVAVTATGNDSTAVREDLASNVASVRDALTEYGIPSDDIRTAHFDIRQERERTPEGMERGDYRGVHALEITTDDTEAAGEIIDLAVDNGADTINGVSFTLSDEKREDLHNEALEAAMANADTRADTLASASDLTVTEVHSIHSADTSHRPYRMETAYVAADSATAGGTSVEAGPVTVTADVRVTYNATA from the coding sequence ATGAACTCCAGAACTGCCCTGAGCGCGGTCCTCGTTGCGGGGCTGCTCGTCGCGGCCGGTGTCGCCGGCGCGACAGTCCTCGGCACCGGACCCGCGTCCGCCAGCCAGCCCACCGACTCGAAGTCGATTACCGTCTCGGCGTCCGGCGACGTCGAAGCCACCCCCGACCAGGCAGTCGTCAGCGTCGCCGTCACCGCGACCGGCAACGACTCCACCGCCGTCCGTGAAGACCTCGCGTCGAACGTCGCGTCCGTCCGCGACGCGCTCACCGAGTACGGCATCCCCAGCGACGACATCCGCACCGCGCACTTCGACATCCGACAGGAGCGCGAACGCACCCCGGAGGGGATGGAGCGTGGTGACTACCGCGGCGTCCACGCCCTCGAAATCACCACCGACGACACCGAGGCCGCCGGCGAGATAATCGACCTCGCGGTCGACAACGGTGCCGACACCATCAACGGCGTCTCCTTCACGCTCTCCGACGAGAAGCGCGAGGACCTCCACAACGAGGCCCTGGAGGCCGCGATGGCGAACGCAGACACGCGCGCCGACACGCTCGCGTCCGCCAGCGACCTCACCGTGACCGAGGTCCACTCCATCCACTCCGCGGACACTTCCCACCGCCCGTACCGCATGGAGACGGCCTACGTCGCGGCTGACAGCGCCACCGCCGGTGGCACGTCCGTCGAGGCGGGTCCCGTCACGGTCACTGCCGACGTGCGCGTCACTTACAACGCCACCGCGTAA
- a CDS encoding TIGR00341 family protein, with amino-acid sequence MRLVQVTVPAGKRDAVLAQLDDEGVDYVVTDETGSREYTAVVHFPLPTEAVEDVLDSLQSVGLSEDAYTVVLSAETVVSRRFEQLKDRYENDDESGSDRIAREELVARAEDLAPARVTYGVLTIVSTVIATAGLLLDSPATVVGSMVIAPLLGPAMSASVGTVVDDDDLFARGVRLQVVGVLLSIAGAAVFAFLVKSTHVVPPGLDVLSLAEVRERLRPDFLSLVVALGAGVAGVTSLMTGVSSALVGVAIAVALIPPAAAVGIGIAWGIPTLAVGSAILVGVNVLSINLAALLVLWYSGYRPDKFFQVGEARAALVKRAATLAVAIAVLSAFLGGVTFASFEAAETEQAVDRAIADVTAQAEYDRISRLDVQFRYERGLVSRQPQSVVVTLGVPPDASYPDLPEQLATRIEVRTGHDLAVEVRYVQVERAG; translated from the coding sequence GTGCGACTCGTTCAGGTGACCGTCCCCGCCGGCAAGCGGGACGCGGTTCTCGCCCAACTCGACGACGAAGGCGTCGACTACGTCGTGACAGACGAGACGGGCAGCCGCGAATACACGGCCGTCGTCCACTTCCCGCTGCCGACCGAGGCCGTCGAGGACGTCCTCGATTCGCTGCAGTCTGTCGGGCTCTCCGAGGACGCGTACACGGTCGTCCTGAGCGCCGAAACGGTCGTCTCGCGGCGCTTCGAGCAGTTGAAAGACCGCTACGAGAACGACGACGAGTCCGGGAGCGACCGAATCGCCCGGGAGGAACTCGTCGCTCGCGCCGAAGACCTCGCGCCCGCCCGCGTGACCTACGGCGTTCTCACCATCGTCAGCACCGTCATCGCGACCGCCGGCCTCCTCCTGGACTCGCCGGCGACCGTCGTCGGGTCGATGGTCATCGCGCCACTGCTCGGCCCCGCGATGTCTGCGAGCGTCGGCACCGTCGTCGACGACGACGACCTCTTCGCTCGCGGCGTCCGCCTCCAGGTGGTGGGCGTCCTGCTGTCCATCGCGGGGGCTGCGGTGTTCGCGTTCCTCGTGAAGTCGACGCACGTCGTCCCGCCTGGCCTCGACGTGCTCTCGCTCGCGGAAGTCCGCGAGCGCCTCCGGCCGGACTTCCTCTCGCTGGTCGTCGCGCTCGGCGCTGGCGTCGCGGGCGTCACGAGCCTCATGACCGGCGTCTCCTCGGCGCTCGTCGGCGTCGCCATCGCCGTGGCGCTCATCCCGCCGGCCGCCGCCGTCGGCATCGGTATCGCGTGGGGCATCCCGACGCTCGCGGTCGGGTCCGCCATCCTCGTCGGCGTGAACGTTCTGTCCATCAACCTCGCCGCCCTGCTCGTCCTCTGGTACTCCGGCTACCGCCCGGACAAGTTCTTTCAGGTCGGGGAGGCCCGGGCCGCGCTCGTCAAGCGCGCCGCCACGCTCGCCGTCGCCATCGCCGTGCTGTCGGCGTTCCTCGGCGGCGTCACGTTCGCGTCCTTCGAGGCGGCCGAAACCGAACAGGCCGTCGACCGCGCCATCGCGGACGTCACTGCTCAGGCCGAGTACGACCGCATCTCTCGCCTCGACGTCCAGTTCCGGTACGAACGCGGCCTCGTCTCCCGTCAGCCGCAGTCCGTCGTCGTCACGCTCGGCGTCCCCCCGGACGCCTCCTACCCGGACCTCCCGGAGCAACTCGCCACGCGAATCGAAGTCCGCACCGGCCACGACCTCGCCGTCGAAGTCAGGTACGTGCAGGTCGAACGCGCCGGCTGA
- a CDS encoding DUF5518 domain-containing protein: protein MVNWRAVLVGFGVELVLGLFAFALPGIGHAAAGLVGGFVAGWMAAGSVWNGALHGLLAGALGGVVVVSLLVLASVVVGLAFAPAGALGLGVAALSLVVFFALAVDSAVAGAIGGLLAD, encoded by the coding sequence ATGGTCAACTGGCGCGCGGTGCTCGTCGGGTTCGGCGTGGAACTGGTCCTGGGGCTGTTCGCGTTCGCGCTCCCCGGCATCGGCCACGCGGCGGCGGGGCTGGTCGGCGGCTTCGTCGCCGGCTGGATGGCGGCCGGCAGCGTCTGGAACGGCGCGCTCCACGGCCTGCTCGCCGGCGCACTGGGTGGTGTCGTCGTCGTGTCGCTGCTCGTGCTGGCGAGCGTCGTCGTGGGGCTCGCGTTCGCGCCGGCGGGCGCGCTCGGGCTCGGCGTCGCGGCGCTCTCGCTGGTCGTGTTCTTCGCGCTCGCCGTCGACAGCGCCGTCGCGGGCGCAATCGGCGGCCTGCTCGCCGACTAA
- the engB gene encoding GTP-binding protein EngB, which translates to MFESRPDRSDEVVLVGRSNVGKSTLMRELTGHKVPTGQKPGVTRQPNHFDWASEDFMFTDLPGFGYMQGVEDGHEEAIKTEVVRYIEEYADNIMLGVLVLDGKAAVDIIDRHSGEDEIPHVVELYYLLEELGIQPVVAVNKMDKVDDRDERLDDIGERLGLYPPWKQWQDVIAPITAKKGKITALEDAANNHFEAAKRDELKQFFS; encoded by the coding sequence ATGTTCGAGAGTCGACCCGACCGGAGCGACGAGGTGGTGCTCGTCGGCCGGTCGAACGTCGGGAAGTCCACATTGATGCGCGAGCTCACGGGGCACAAGGTCCCGACCGGCCAGAAGCCGGGGGTCACGCGCCAGCCGAACCACTTCGACTGGGCGAGCGAGGATTTCATGTTCACCGACCTGCCCGGCTTCGGCTACATGCAGGGCGTCGAGGACGGCCACGAGGAAGCCATCAAGACGGAGGTCGTCCGGTACATCGAGGAGTACGCGGACAACATCATGCTCGGCGTCCTCGTGCTCGACGGAAAGGCCGCTGTCGACATCATCGACCGGCACAGCGGAGAGGACGAGATTCCCCACGTCGTCGAACTCTACTACCTGCTCGAAGAGTTGGGCATCCAGCCAGTGGTCGCCGTCAACAAGATGGACAAGGTCGACGACCGCGACGAGCGCCTCGACGACATCGGCGAGCGGCTCGGACTCTACCCGCCGTGGAAGCAGTGGCAGGACGTCATCGCGCCCATCACCGCGAAGAAGGGGAAAATAACGGCCCTGGAGGACGCGGCGAACAACCACTTCGAGGCCGCGAAGCGCGACGAGCTCAAGCAGTTCTTCAGCTGA
- a CDS encoding NOG1 family protein, whose product MIFESLPTTPTSEELLDKAFSRAARAGRAKQGVEAQQSMLQTASNILGDNLHNVVTEWPDFDHVDPFYGELADAILREEFASEDGVDELRQHLSELSWASSKTHDLGREYIGRLPNDAEKARKLRKQGFARMGSVMNQVEDDLAAVGAARDALKTIPDIRPDVPTVVVAGYPNVGKSSFVNAVTNANIETAEYPFTTKSVDIGHFQHERVTWQLVDTPGLLDRPADERNEIEDQAVSALTHVGDVILFFLDPSGTCGYPLGDQRALRAEVADRFGDTPLVTVCSKTDLSEEVEADCYMSVENDEGIEETLNAAVEAAGHEPELPFEE is encoded by the coding sequence ATGATTTTCGAGAGCCTGCCGACGACGCCCACGTCGGAGGAACTCCTCGACAAGGCGTTCTCGCGGGCGGCCCGGGCCGGGCGCGCGAAACAGGGCGTGGAAGCACAGCAGTCGATGCTGCAGACGGCGTCGAACATCCTCGGCGACAACCTCCACAACGTCGTGACGGAGTGGCCGGACTTCGACCACGTGGACCCGTTCTACGGCGAGCTGGCGGACGCCATCCTCCGCGAGGAGTTCGCGAGCGAGGACGGCGTCGACGAACTCCGCCAGCACCTCTCGGAGCTGTCGTGGGCGTCCTCGAAGACCCACGACCTCGGCCGCGAGTACATCGGGCGGCTCCCGAACGACGCCGAGAAAGCGCGCAAACTCCGCAAGCAGGGGTTCGCGCGCATGGGGTCGGTGATGAATCAGGTCGAGGACGACCTCGCGGCCGTCGGCGCGGCCCGTGACGCCCTGAAGACGATTCCGGACATCCGGCCGGACGTCCCCACGGTGGTCGTCGCGGGCTACCCGAACGTCGGGAAGTCGTCGTTCGTGAACGCCGTGACGAACGCGAACATCGAGACCGCGGAGTACCCGTTCACGACGAAGTCCGTCGACATCGGGCACTTCCAGCACGAACGCGTCACCTGGCAGCTCGTCGACACCCCGGGGCTGCTCGACCGGCCCGCAGACGAGCGCAACGAGATCGAGGACCAGGCGGTGTCGGCGCTCACGCACGTCGGCGACGTCATCCTGTTCTTCCTGGACCCGAGTGGCACCTGCGGCTACCCCCTCGGCGACCAGCGCGCACTCCGCGCCGAGGTCGCCGACCGCTTCGGAGACACGCCGCTGGTCACGGTCTGCAGCAAGACCGACCTCTCGGAAGAGGTCGAGGCGGACTGCTACATGAGCGTCGAGAACGACGAGGGCATCGAGGAGACGCTGAACGCCGCCGTCGAGGCCGCCGGCCACGAGCCCGAGCTGCCGTTCGAGGAATAG